In the Malaclemys terrapin pileata isolate rMalTer1 chromosome 18, rMalTer1.hap1, whole genome shotgun sequence genome, GGGAGCCCCGTTCCTGAGGAAATGGCGGAGCAGAGGGTCTCTGCCTCTGCAGGCCCCAGGGACCCAAGCCAGCAGACCTTCACGGCCACATCCGTCACCAGCCACTCCTCCGCCCGCGGTGTGCAGCCTACGGCCTCCAACCGCCTGTGTGCGCAGCCCCCAGGGGATCCACCCGGCGCAGGCATGAAGAGAAAGCGCTCGGCACGTGTCAGAGAGgccgagggggagggagaagaaaagacCCTTTACTACATGCAGGTCAGGGTCGTGAACGGCGTCTCGGTGGCCTGGGAGACGGGGGCCGGCTTTGAAGCCATTAGGAAGCGCCCCCGCATCTTTAAGGCCAATTACAGCGGAGGAGAAAGCTTTGCCGGATCGGACCTGAGCAGCTCCCACACCAGGTCCGACCTGGGGGACGTGGACCCCGAGCTGGGGGACGTGGACCCCGAGGCAGAGAGCGACGCTGGGGGACCAGCGGAGGAGGCTCCGCAGCAGCCGATGGGAGCGCCCCCTGAGTGGCTCCTCACCCCCGAGCAGGGCCTGCGCTGCCTGGCCTGCTGccgagtcttccccagcctggaggcCCTGACCCAGCATGTGAAGCAGGGGCTGCGCGAAGGCTTCAGCTGCCGCGTCTACTACCGGGTGCTGGGGCAGCTCAGGGCGGGAGAGCCGCCCCGGAAGAGACGGCGACGTGGGGGCCGGGAGTGCAGCAAGTGTGGGGGAGAGATACGGCGCCCACGCAAGGCTGCCAGATAGGCCTGGCAAGGACACGCCGGGGGAGTCCAGCTGCTGGTTGAGACCGGAGACGACTCTGCCAGCGGGTCCGGGCACACACACCAGTCGCTGCCCCCGGCTAGGAAGCCCTGCCCACTGCCGGCTTCCCAGCTGGACCCCATCTCCACATGAGGCCAGGACAACGAGCTCTGGGACTCGCCGTGATACGCCCAGGAAACGCCAGCGCTACGAGCATCAGGGCTGAGAAATGGCAGCTCCAGCCGTGCCAGGCCAACGGCATCCCAGCCCAGCGTGCCAGATCCACACCAGGCTCCCCCCCGGGGCCAACAGGCCGAACCGGAGCTGccaggctccctcccctcccccagcccggccggaGGAGCAACCTGCAGCTCCCGCAGCAAGGCCCTGCCGGATGCCAGCAGAGCCCCAGACAGCAACGCCGAGCCCCACCCCTCCATAGGGCCGTGGCCGCACCCGACCCAGCCACCAGGGATGGGGAAAGAACTGACGACATCAGCCAGCCTTCTCCCTGCCGGGACCCAGCCTAAAGCCTTGGCCACCacccagagggctggagggtcGGTAGCAGAGCCACATCCTTAGAGACCCACACGGACTCCGGCCCATCGACGGGAGCCAGGTGATGAGAAGTCGTCTCTCTGCAGCATCCCCAGAGACGGACGCACAGGGCGGCTACGACACACAGCGCCTGAAGGCTGAGCCGTGGCCTCTGCCGCCACGAGCAAGGAGCCGGGAGCGCGCCCCGCCGGCACAGACATCAGCTAAGTGACTTACTGCAGGGTTCTCgtcggcggggagggggggccctAGGCTCCCGCAGCGACTCAGGGGCTTGTGAGCTAGGGCAGGTAGCTAAAgggtctgggcagggggctggaggtcagGAAGGCAGATGGGGACAAGGGCTGGGTGAGAAAAAGGGGGGTTTGGGCGGGGGCAAggatgggaggaagggggtgtgggcgggggccACACCTCGACCAGCCACAACGGAGCTAAAGCTCTTACCTGCATCTTCACTAGGAGCAGGTTTCGCTGACCCACATTAGATCCACCTGACCTAAACCCCAGCCCGTGTCTTAGTCCAGGCACAGCGCCGGTGTCCTCCTCAGCGCCTGGCCCAGCTCGGTCAGATGATAAATTGAGAGCTCAGGCTGGCGCTCAGATCCCAGCTGAAAAGCAGGGGAAACATTCTGTGCTCCCAAGTGCACCAAACGCCACAGCCGCCCGCCCACCCGTCAGCTGAGGGGACGAAAGGCTTTCACCAACATTCATTAATGAAGCTTCACGCCCCTTGGCAGGAGTGGGAGCATCCAGAGCCTTGTGCGGCTGaccgggaaactgaggcacaaagaggcaaaATGACTCAACCGAGATCACACAGTGACTCTGGGAATCTGACATTTCTTTGTGCCAGACAAAGGCAGAACCCCTTCCATGCAAAACAGCGACTAACCTGGGAAGGGAAGCGGCGTGTGTGACCATCAGAGCATCCCCCGTTTAGTTTGGCTACTAAGGAGCACAGCCCTAAAGTCACCATATAACCCCCTGTTCATATGTTACATTCCATGCAGCTATCCATTCTTATCAAGGGCACGAAGCCCTGTCGGAGGCagtgggggctgcccggcaaaccgtgaagccggtaccgctcgggcagctgtttcgtgtggctgggagggaggagggggaatgcggggcgctcaagggagggggcggagttggggcagggccggggcagggaaggggcggagttggggcagggactttgggggaggggtggagtatGTACAAAGGGGACACTGACCTGCACTGTAAAGCTCTTAgcgatctatggatgaaaagtgctatatcacAGCGAGGGATTAGTATTaattccttttctcttcctccccgtTGTGAGCACCAGCTACTGCCATGAAGACCCCTGTGTTCCAGAAAGAACGTCAACCAGATGCTTCCCGAGTGACCTACTCAGGGTGCCACTTGCCCCCATCCGGCCAGGAGGTAAATATCAGAATGTGGCCGACCTACCGGGTTGACCAAAACAATCGCTTGCCCTTTATCCACAAACCTGATGATTCTCAGACCCAGTTTTTGGTCTCCACCAACCGTCCCGCTTGGTAGCAGAGTTTTAGTAGCAGAGGCTGTAGTGAGGACTCGCAGGGCTAAGATCATGCTAAAAACACTGTGGAACATTCATATATCAACCTAAAGGAACAGAATGCATTGTGGGATATGTTGGCCTTGCCTATCTTTATCATGTGTGCAACTTCCTggggtatagggtgaccagacagcaaatgtgaaacatcgggactgtccctataaacctacgtaagaaaaagaccccaaaattgggactgtccctataaaatcgggacatctggtcaccctactgggggagggagcgggggttgTTTGCAAATTAGCAAATAACCAAACAACAATAGTCACTCCCCGAATTAACGAGGTTTGGCTAGACAGTTACTAAGGGGTAGATGGCGCTAGGTGCCGCTGTTGGCTAATGGTGATATCTGTAGCAGTGAGACCTTTCTGTACTtccacagggctgggctagcaaggacttggccctgcaggcagcagggaggtgctttggcagagctggggcagggaggagggagcagaattggACTGGCAGGGGATACTCCAACCTCTGACAGCAGTGCATTGGCAGAGCGGGTGGGAGCTGTGCTGGAGTGGCTGGGAGCGTGGCAGGCCATGCTCATGGTGTATGGACCGGTCCGTGTGGGGGGACCACAGATTGCAATAGCACAAGATGTTGCAGGTCCGATTGAGATGTGTtgtcagcgctgggggaggcaagtgcccacagcagcagccccgcAGCATCGTGCCTGGGCCCAGGCAGCTCTGTCAGCCTCCTGCGTTCAAGAGACCCGATTTCACTCCAAAGAGGAGAGCATTTCCGGAACAAGAGCCTTCGTTCCCAGCACGCTCACAGTAACTGCCCTGGCCGCATGGCTGCATTTCTTAAGGGAACCTGCCTCACAGCTCTCTCTCTGTTCACAGAGTGACACTCGCACAGGGGAAGGGCCCGGAAGGAAGTCTGCCTTGATACGGTTTGCGTCCAGGTTGCGGGGCAGACACAGCAGGAGCTGACCACATCCCCAGCTTCACACTCCCCATTCTTATAGCACTGCCGAGTCCTTTGTTAAGGTCAGACGTCGGCAGCCGAAAAGGACCTTTACATCTTCTATCACCAGAATCTCATTCAAACAGGAAAACAACGAAAGGCAGAAGGCAAACTTTGAGCCCTCTTTGAATTCCTCCTGGTGGTTTGACGCAAAGCAGTCACACTGAAGGCAACAATTCTCCATTCTTCagtaggggcccaatcctgtgacgTGCTGAGGGCACTTAACAGCACTCAGgaacctttcaggatcaggccccataattCCATATGCCAGGCTGTTATTATcgtgtaatatttatactgcattGGTGCCTAGAGGCCAGCCAGGCCTGGGGCCAGTTGTGCTGGGGACTCCAACAGACAGAGCTAGTGTCTTCCTAGATGCAAACCACACATGCCCATGGGCTGAAATCAGAGCACATGGAAAAAGCTAACGTTAGCGTGGTATCAAAGCATCACTCCAACTAGTAGAGACATTGTCTACACCCAGTGATCTCTGGTACCCATTTGTGATACACTGCATGCACAGAAGGGAAGAAGGGAGGTTAGTTCTGTGGGACAGTGAAGAACAGAGGAGATATGTGGATTTTTTTCATGAATTGTCTATTTGATTGCAATCATGAAATCTGCCACATGGATGCAAGGAGTTAACTCAGTCCTAGGTGGTTTTGTTGTGCGGGGGGTCCTcacggtgtttttgttttgttttcttgttcggctgggcagcgctggagggtttgggtttttttgtttttatgttgttGTTTCAGCCGGGCAGCGCGGGGGGTTTTTGGCGGCACTACACTGGGGGGTTTGGGGCTTTgggtggcccggcccggcccagtgcTCCGGAGGTTTGGgcagcctggcccggcccggcgctccaggggtttgggcagcctggcGCAACGgtagggggcgggggttggggcggCCCGGCATGGTGCTCAGGGgcgggcgggggtttgggcggcgtggcgctggcgggtgggcgggggtttgagcagcccaGTGCAGCGCCTGGGGGGGGGTGCAAgtgtttgggcagcccggcgcggcgctgggggggggcgcgggggttTCGGCAAACCAGCGAGGTGCTTGGGGGggacgggggtttgggcggcccagtgcaacgctcgggggggcgggggtttgtgCGGCGAACtgcttggaggggggcggggggttgagcGGCCCGGTGCagcggctgggggcggggcagggggtttgggcaACCCAGTgaggcgctcgggggaggcgggggtttggccggcccggcgCAACGCTCGGGGGAGTGGGGGTTTGTGTGGCGAGCTGCtcgggtgggggtttggggggcccggcccggcgctcggggggggggagcgggggtttcggcggccccGCGCtcggggggggagtgggggttaaAGCGGCCtggcgcggcactcgggggggcgttgggcggcgtggcgctcgggggggctgggtttgggcggcccagcgcagtgctggggggggggtgttacgacagggcggcactcttcttttttgcctggggcggcaaaaaagttagagccggccctgcctgaagctcACAGAGAAGCAGGGCCTGCAGAGAAAGAGACTGTTAGT is a window encoding:
- the LOC128825860 gene encoding protein FAM170B-like: MAHSQGLPADAPETNPGAAQEGSESQRSGESPPRQGVSAGSPVPEEMAEQRVSASAGPRDPSQQTFTATSVTSHSSARGVQPTASNRLCAQPPGDPPGAGMKRKRSARVREAEGEGEEKTLYYMQVRVVNGVSVAWETGAGFEAIRKRPRIFKANYSGGESFAGSDLSSSHTRSDLGDVDPELGDVDPEAESDAGGPAEEAPQQPMGAPPEWLLTPEQGLRCLACCRVFPSLEALTQHVKQGLREGFSCRVYYRVLGQLRAGEPPRKRRRRGGRECSKCGGEIRRPRKAAR